The proteins below are encoded in one region of Saccopteryx leptura isolate mSacLep1 chromosome 1, mSacLep1_pri_phased_curated, whole genome shotgun sequence:
- the LOC136387893 gene encoding phospholipase A and acyltransferase 4-like: MASSDRAEPKPGDLIEIFRIGYSHWAIYVGDGYVVHLAPLSEYPGAGSSSLFSVLSDRGEVKRELLTKVVGGCKYRVNNYLDHKYEPLPVNKIISSAKKMIGKEMKYSVFSRNCEHFVTDLRYGKPRSHQVEISR; encoded by the exons ATGGCCTCCTCT GATCGTGCAGAACCCAAGCCTGGAGACCTGATTGAGATTTTCCGCATTGGCTACTCGCACTGGGCCATCTATGTGGGAGATGGATACGTGGTCCATCTGGCTCCTCTAA GTGAGTACCCTGGAGCCGGCTCCTCCAGCCTCTTCTCCGTTCTGAGCGACAGAGGGGAGGTGAAAAGGGAGCTCCTGACCAAGGTGGTGGGGGGATGCAAATACAGGGTCAACAACTACTTGGACCACAAGTACGAACCACTACCAGTGAACAAGATTATCAGTTCAGCAAAGAAGATGATTGGTAAGGAGATGAAGTACAGTGTATTCTCCAGAAACTGTGAACACTTTGTCACCGATCTGAGATATGGCAAACCCCGAAGCCATCAG GTAGAAATATCAAGGTAG